From Hydractinia symbiolongicarpus strain clone_291-10 chromosome 11, HSymV2.1, whole genome shotgun sequence, the proteins below share one genomic window:
- the LOC130614596 gene encoding trimethyllysine dioxygenase, mitochondrial-like — translation MNLVKSCSKLFIQSRPIMGCRITKESFVISRGLSCTGVHRNVVDVKESGKSVTVTFNNNSKHDFHYVWLRDHCRCKKCFNAATNQREVENIIPVDIQPKSVGKLDDKLQIIWKDDHVTTYEGSWLQKHHYGQTYSSILLNEVDQYFWGSELKVNMPPTVNYTKLLTEDTEVLKLLETITKYGFGFVSETPTTVKGMRDVCDTIGPVKHTFYGGVVEFSNISLDQLEHFDTSYLNVLLNGHTDGTYFSDAPGLQLFHCHQHTGGEGGETLLVDGIGAAYKLKECDPESFEFLCSKALPAQYYEPGNYNKILDTMIKIDPSTKEICQVRINNYDRDVLTCMSYDDVEKFYKSLYSFMSIIKNPENELWFKLTPGNLIVINNWRVLHGRSSFTGSRTMATCYMCMDDVSGKLRALREKY, via the exons ATGAATTTAGTAAAAAGCTGCAGCAAATTATTCATCCAGTCCAGACCAATAATGGGGTGTCGGATTACAAAAGAAAGCTTTGTTATCTCAAGAGGTCTCAGTTGTACTGGAGTACATAGAAATGTGGTAGACGTAAAAGAATCTGGGAAAAGTGTGACTGTCACATTCAATAATAATTCAAAGCATGATTT CCATTATGTATGGTTGCGAGATCATTGCAGATGCAAAAAATGCTTTAATGCTGCTACAAATCAACGAGAAGTTGAAAACATT ATTCCTGTGGATATACAACCTAAAAGTGTTGGAAAACTGGATGATAAACTTCAAATAATAT GGAAAGATGATCATGTCACAACATATGAAGGATCGTGGTTACAAAAACATCATTATGGTCAAACCTACAGCTCCATTTTGTTAAA TGAAGTTGATCAATATTTCTGGGGTAGTGAATTGAAGGTTAACATGCCACCAACTGTAAATTACACAAAG TTGTTAACAGAAGATACCGAAGTTTTAAAGTTGCTTGAAACAATT ACAAAGTATGGTTTTGGCTTCGTTTCAGAAACTCCTACAACTGTAAAG GGGATGCGAGATGTATGCGATACGATTGGACCAGTCAAGCACACGTTTTATGGTGGTGTAGTTGAATTTTCTAACATTTCGCTTGATCAGCTAGAACACTTCGATACCTCATATCTTAACGTTTTATTGAACGGTCATACTGATGGCACATACTTTTCAGATGCACCTGG gtTGCAGTTGTTTCATTGCCACCAACATACAGGTGGTGAGGGAGGAGAGACACTTCTCGTGGATGGTATTGGTGCTGCTTACAAACTAAAGGAGTGTGATCCTGAATCGTTTGAGTTTCTGTGCTCTAAAGCACTACCAGCGCAATATTAC GAACCTGGCaattacaacaaaatattgGATACGATGATAAAAATTGATCCATCCACGAAGGAGATCTGTCAAGTCAG AATAAACAACTACGACCGCGACGTGTTGACGTGTATGTCGTACGACGACGTTGAAAAGTTTTACAAATCTCTGTATAGCTTCATGTCTATTATAAAGAATCCGGAAAACGAACTCTGGTTTAAATTGACGCCGGGAAATCTGATTGTTATTAACAACTGGAG AGTTTTACACGGACGATCTTCATTCACTGGTTCAAGAACGATGGCTACTTGTTATATGTGTATGGACGATGTTTCAGGTAAATTGAGAGCTTTGCGGGAAAAATATTAA
- the LOC130614592 gene encoding thyroid peroxidase-like, whose amino-acid sequence MEMLFCFVFVSIVPLTASTFSPGNTYSNCDPVIKCTTCRGYYRKSSFRTIDGTCNNLRRKTQGAAHTFLGRLLPPDYYDPKRLDTPRGFPGTTPSVPTAHEVSRAVFGVQYRNKQHAKGLSSLFMGFGQFVDHDFALTPHASCNVSAGCGSLDAFKYPCFPIKFSNSGSRCTSFGRSFPVCQGNSKKKRDFPNVLSSYLDLSQVYSNEFKVHQSLRKLDGSGELKMTSSNLLPIAVPASASSCRNPAGCSLVGDERGDENIVLSAMHTLFARHHNIIARALKRRHRRWNEHKLFETARKINIAVYQKIVYNEFVSVLGTVERYRGYKPYVDASIVAVFSTAAFRFGHSLVPNSWAMLDKSFNKAMDDISLQASFFNTTSLRTHGIEPIVYGLCANQSQVVDTKFASGLVRKLFVPVGHHGYSDLAALNIQRGRDHGIRTYGHWRRLCRLKTLNTWKDLIGLIPASVIKAFKKLYKRPHDIDLFAAGIAEKHVRGKVLGETFHCIVTNQFERLRNGDRFYYERPGVFTWAQRRSINRMTMAKVLCNTLNGVVSMQRKALEAFIPGSKRPECTSIPGLDMRLW is encoded by the exons ATGgaaatgttattttgttttgtgttcgTCTCAATCGTCCCATTAACTG CATCAACGTTTTCACCTGGAAACACTTACAGTAACTGCGACCCCGTCATCAAATGCACAACATGTCGAGGATACTACAGAAAATCTTCCTTCCGAACTATTGATGGAACGTGTAACAATTTGAGGAGAAAGACACAAGGAGCTGCTCACACTTTCTTAGGAAGATTACTAC CTCCTGATTATTATGATCCGAAAAGGCTGGATACACCACGTGGTTTTCCTGGCACGACTCCCTCTGTTCCAACAGCTCACGAAGTTTCCCGTGCTGTGTTTGGTGTGCAATATCGAAACAAACAGCATGCTAAAGGATTGTCAAGTTTGTTTATGGGTTTTGGACAGTTTGTTGATCATGACTTTGCCCTTACACCACATGCATCGTGCAACGTGTCTGCTGG ATGCGGATCACTCGATGCATTCAAATATCCATGTTTCCCAATTAAATTTTCAAACAGTGGTTCAAGGTGCACTTCATTTGGCCGTTCTTTTCCAGTTTGTCAGGGCAACAGTAAGAAAAAGAGGGACTTTCCAAATGTATTATCTTCGTACCTTGACCTGTCGCAAGTTTACAGCAATGAATTCAAGGTTCATCAAAGCTTGAGAAAATTAGACG GAAGTGGAGAATTgaaaatgacgtcatcaaatctTCTCCCAATTGCTGTCCCTGCATCAGCATCATCATGTCGCAATCCAGCTGGCTGTTCTCTTGTTGGCGATGAAAGGGGAGACGAAAATATTGTGTTAAGTGCTATGCACACCCTCTTCGCTCGACATCATAACATCATAGCGAGAGCTCTAAAAAGACGCCACAGACGATGGAACGAACATAAGTTGTTTGAGACAGCAAGGAAGATAAACATTGCAGTGTATCAGAAGATCGTTTATAACGAGTTCGTATCTGTTTTAGGTACTGTTGAGAGATATAGAGGGTACAAGCCATACGTTGATGCAAGTATAGTGGCTGTATTCTCAACAGCTGCGTTCAGATTTGGACACAGCCTTGTTCCAAATTCATGGGCCATGCTGGATAAAAGCTTTAACAAAGCCATGGATGACATTTCCCTACAAGCTTCGTTTTTCAACACTACGTCACTTCGCACGCATGGAATCGAACCCATTGTTTACGGATTATGTGCCAACCAATCACAAGTCGTCGATACAAAATTTGCGTCTGGATTGGTCCGAAAGCTTTTTGTGCCCGTTGGTCACCATGGATACTCAGATCTTGCCGCTTTGAATATACAAAGAGGGCGCGATCACGGTATTCGCACGTACGGTCATTGGAGACGATTATGTAGATTGAAGACCTTAAATACATGGAAGGACCTTATTGGGTTGATCCCAGCATCCGTTATAAAGGCCTTCAAGAAGCTTTACAAGCGCCCACATGATATCGACCTATTCGCTGCTGGCATTGCAGAAAAACACGTGCGTGGTAAAGTCCTGGGTGAAACATTTCACTGCATTGTAACAAACCAGTTCGAAAGATTACGGAACGGAGATCGGTTTTATTATGAACGACCGGGTGTTTTTACTTGGGCACAAAGAAGGAGTATCAATAGGATGACAATGGCGAAGGTTTTGTGTAATACCTTAAATGGTGTAGTTTCGATGCAGCGAAAAGCATTGGAGGCGTTTATTCCAGGCTCTAAGCGTCCTGAATGCACATCAATACCAGGATTAGACATGAGACTTTGGTGA